The genomic DNA GAACGCAGGGACACTTTTCTGTGTTGAGACGGGCCGGTTTCTGTCGGAAGTCCGCCTCGCTTTGCCAAAGCCTCGAATACTGTCTCTAGATTAATGCTGTCCTTTGCAGACGTTTCAAAATAGGCACATTCATCACCGAGGGTTTGGAGCACCTCTGCCTTTGATATTTGTCTCTCAGACTCCGGGAGGTCCACCTTATTGGCGCAGACCAACAGTGGAACCTGTGGCTGTGGACACATCTCTGGCACAGTTGTTTTGGTGAGTTTGGATTTAGCAGCCAGGATCTCCCGTCGTAGGACGCACACCTCTTCGAAAGAGCTCCGGTCATCTAGACTGAATACCAGAAGAAAAATATcccctgcagaaaaaaaaaatcagttattTCATCAAGCAAATGTGTATGCATACATTATCCAAACGCGCCTTTACGCACACACCTAACACCTCTCGATCTTCTGTTCTGAAcatataaaaactaaaaagcAATTCATAGTTTTGTTGTAGGACAGAGGCGAATACGCACCAGTGAGGATTGACAGCCGCCGCTTGGCTGGGAAGTCCCTTTCTCTGGACGCGTCCAGGACGTCAATTTGGTAGGTCTCGCCGCGGATGCGAAACAGTTTTCTGAGGAAATCCTCAGTGGTGGGAGAGTACTCCTCCACAAATCCATCCCGGAGGTACCGTCTCAGGATGGAGGTCTTGCCGACCCGGGGCGCACCAAGAACCACTATGCGCTTACAGTTCTGGGGCTTGGTGGAGTAAAGAGCGTCTTGTCGATGCTCTTGTCCAATCTGGTGGTGCCGACTCTGACCATGTAGAACCAGAGCTGCCAAGTGATCCAGTGGAGATTTTTTGCAGTGATGACTGCTGCTGGCAGTAGACAGTTGCCTCACGGGTGGTCCTGAACGCGTCTTCTTGTCTTGTTTCCATTGAGACGTGGCCGCTTTGATTATCCCCAAACCAGCTTTAATCCCCGACGAATTCAGGTGCTGTGATGCGTTTTTGTAAGCCATTAAGATTTTGGAGGACCCGGCGCTCTGCCCGTCCATATTAACATGAAACTGGGAATAAGCATCTATGGTGGAGCAGTTGAGCTGGTGCGTAACAGGGGTTGGGGTAGTCTGTGCGCCGGTGGAGAGGCTGCCCATTTCCATCGTTTTTGCCTGTGGTGACGCGAACACAGTGGGCAGAGGCAGAGTCCGTGGGCTGACGTTTCGTGGACCTGCACAAGCTTGTGTTTGGCTCGGAGGCTGTTGTCAGCTGCCTTTTATACAGGTTCTCCTCAACCGACCACCCGCGTCATTCTAACTGACAGAGGCGGTTGTTGTGTCCTGTGAGAGAACACAGTGTTTTGTGGAAACTTAAGCCACAAATGAGCCTCTTACTCCAAGTTTCTGAGGCCCCAGTGATGATTTtgcgtaataataataataataataacactaataatattattataataataacactaatgataataataataattaaataataataatatagtaatacTTTCTTTTTAATACTTAAAACAACTTATACTAATAAGTATCAAAATAGCAGTTGTGATATAGCCTTCAGTGACGATTGGTAATGTTATTGTTATCACAGTataaatgtacatgtatgtaaacaaatAATCACATACTACTACACTAtagtaaatatttttctttttgcttggTCATAATGCTGTTTTGTTGATAGTTTATGGATTAATAGAGCTGCATCTAacgattattctcataatgATTAATATCTCGATTATcgattttctcgattaatcatgaactggatggaaggatggacgGATGgttttggtccgtaaaatggcagaaaatgttaaaaatgttttcccaaacctggaaatgagtctattcttgaatgtcttattttgtccacaatccaaaattattcagtttgaatgatttctttgtcaaatggagcaaagaaaccagaaaatattcacatttaagaagctgaaaaaaatagaaagcttgttttaattattggaaaaaaaaacactcaaaccgatacATCGATTATTacaatagttgatgattaatttagtgatgATTGATATTCGATTCATCGTTGCAGCCCGACTGATTAATGCGCAGCAGGCAGGCGGGAAGAAGAAACTGCAGGCTGGGGGTCCGTCGTTGTGTAACGCCATGGTTTGGTCCGCTGCCATGGTTACGCGTCAGACGAAACATAAGGAGACTGTGGCTGTAGGCTAGCTTGATTAGCAATGCTAACTCAACACCCTTGACTTCTTAAACCCAAATGAGCGAGAAGAGAGAGTTAAGAGAATCAGGTCAGCTgcaacctgtctgtctgtctgtctgtctgtctgtctgtgtttcctcttAACTGAATCTCATTGTTTCAGATGTTTCACTCTACCTGTTCCCTGTAAGTGTAGCTTTCTGAGAAACgtattaaaaatgtgctttcagGTGGAGGCTATACAAGTACAAAATGCACATAATATCTGTAAGTTACTTAGTTGTTTATATGtttagcaacttttacttttactccactacatttcctctaactgtctttgtcaCTCGTTaaaactaccaaataaaatcagaagaggaaGAGTTTGTACTGGTCAGTAATTATAGaccttttctagtcttgatgagctgctttatactacagGTTtgaaatttagaaaaaaactaccactgatacttaagtacagtaaatatcatatacttaaagacttttacttaagttatattaagatatttttttaaaggtaacttcaacttctaccaaagtcatatTCCttgtaagatacttttactcaagtatcccttttatgtactttatacaagtgtgtgagacactgtgtACTATGCATGTGTAGTGTTCACTGAAATACATCACAAATATGCTTTAGAAAAAGTACCCAAATATAGAAAAACCTACAAatttatattaaagtaaatTGTTATCTGATGACTATCATTTTATACAACAGCATGCAATGGAAATTAAAGTGCGACTGCTCTTGGATGAATGTAGTCAAATACATTCTGCCATTAATTTAGTGGTTCTTAGTGTTGGAAGCAATGAGTCTATGTGGGCGTGTGTTGGTGTGATGTGAGAGAGGAACATACCAAATTACAGCCAAAACAACCAGTCAGTATCTTTTGATTTTGAACGATCAAGGTCATTTATTGCCTCTGTGGAGGAAGAAACATTTACATAAGTAAAAGGACTAGTACTTGCTGCCGTGGCCATGGAAACGATGATCAGGCACAGTCGGATGAAAACAAATTAAGAAAATTACATAAGTGTTCCAGGCTAATggctttgtctttgtgtgtgttcgaccactgacacacactctgGACATTGAAATGTTACCTCTTTTAAATTTAGCCAATCACTAACATACCACACGACTcattatatactgtgtgtgtatagagaTTGTTGGCAGATCATTCCTACACTGGTGTCCTTTTCTTGCCTCTCTTCCAGAGAACAAGACGCTCTCCAGCCCTGACGGACACCAGTTCATCAACTCTCCTTTATTATTTTGGGGATGTCCAGGCTTTGTCCACTCATCCAGAGGACCTCAATAAAGTAGCATTTACTAttaggtaaaaaaataaataaaaatgatatattaaatattatacagTGAGTGACACTTGAGTCTTTTTCAAGTAATTGTAACGACACCTCAGTTTCATGTCCCAAAGCCACTGAAAGACCATCAAATCCCAGTGGTCATGGCATGTGAGGATAAGATTCATCCACTGAATGTGGACCCTGACTCTCAGCCTCTGGGCTGTTCAGGTACGTTTTGCAGTGTtgcaaaaaagagaaaaatgacagGAGAACAGATAAACAAGTATCCAGTGTAAACATGTATTAATATGCTTTCGTAGACGACAGCACGCTGTGTAGTACCCACcgaaatgtcttttttattttaaatttaaaaatagcTGTCATGCTGGTCATAATTCTGGATCTTAAAGTATATGTTTCTTTGTACCCGGTAGGTGTTCGGTTTGATGACAAAGGAATGGTACTTCCACACAGCGTCCTTGGCAGTTTGGATGATTTCAGGAGTTATCTGGAGGCCAAAGGGGACACAGAGGtacatttataaaacacattgcacagcagccatttggacatgtttttttttttttatcaggaaaAGCACAAATGTCCCTGATCACATTATGCAATACATGCAAGTCAAGACAGTGTGACACATGCACCCTGAATCTGGGGAAGCtgaatggaactcagccatcattagtTTTGATGATTTACAACTGCGGCGCTTCCTCTCGGCTTCTGTGAACACGTCCACTGTCCAACCCATCTCTCCACCATCCAGTTTGTGAA from Solea solea chromosome 10, fSolSol10.1, whole genome shotgun sequence includes the following:
- the rasd2b gene encoding GTP-binding protein Rhes, producing MEMGSLSTGAQTTPTPVTHQLNCSTIDAYSQFHVNMDGQSAGSSKILMAYKNASQHLNSSGIKAGLGIIKAATSQWKQDKKTRSGPPVRQLSTASSSHHCKKSPLDHLAALVLHGQSRHHQIGQEHRQDALYSTKPQNCKRIVVLGAPRVGKTSILRRYLRDGFVEEYSPTTEDFLRKLFRIRGETYQIDVLDASRERDFPAKRRLSILTGDIFLLVFSLDDRSSFEEVCVLRREILAAKSKLTKTTVPEMCPQPQVPLLVCANKVDLPESERQISKAEVLQTLGDECAYFETSAKDSINLETVFEALAKRGGLPTETGPSQHRKVSLRSYQAMRTGRVAGRGSQAPGPCGVLYPLARRPSFSTDLRQVIGPHTAMKPVKALDKCPIQ